One window of Fusobacterium polymorphum genomic DNA carries:
- a CDS encoding DEAD/DEAH box helicase, with translation MEQLEKLKEFRELGLSEKVLKVLSKKGYESPTPIQRLTIPALLKNDKDIIGQAQTGTGKTAAFSLPIIENFENLEHIQAIVLTPTRELALQVAEEMNSLSTSKKMKVIPVYGGQSIDIQRKLIKTGVDVVVGTPGRVIDLIERKLLKLNSLKYFILDEADEMLNMGFVEDIEKILTFTNEDKRMLFFSATMPDEIMKVAKTHMKEYEVLAVKSRELTTDLTEQIYFEVNERDKFEALCRIIDLTKEFYGIIFCRTKTDVNEIVGRLNDRGYDAEGLHGDIGQNYREVTLKRFKTKKINILVATDVAARGIDINDLSHVINYAIPQEVESYVHRIGRTGRAGKEGTAITFITPQEYRRLLQIQKAVKKEIKKEKLPDVKDVIQAKKFRIIDDIGQILIDNDYDKFKKLAKDLLKMEDAENIVASLLKLSYSDVLDESNYNEISPVKMEDTGKTRLFIAMGRKDGMTPKKLVEFIIKKAKVKQSYIKNAEVYEGFSFVSVPFKEAEIIVEAFAQSRKGKKPLIEKAKTKNK, from the coding sequence ATGGAACAATTAGAAAAGTTAAAAGAATTTAGAGAATTAGGGCTTAGTGAAAAGGTATTAAAAGTATTATCAAAAAAGGGGTATGAATCTCCTACACCTATACAAAGATTAACAATACCTGCACTTTTAAAAAATGATAAAGACATAATAGGACAAGCACAAACTGGAACAGGTAAAACTGCTGCTTTTTCTTTACCAATAATAGAGAACTTTGAGAATTTAGAACATATACAAGCAATCGTTTTAACACCAACAAGAGAATTAGCTTTACAAGTTGCTGAAGAAATGAATAGTTTAAGTACAAGTAAAAAGATGAAAGTAATTCCTGTCTATGGTGGTCAATCAATAGATATCCAAAGAAAACTTATTAAAACTGGTGTTGATGTGGTTGTTGGTACACCTGGTAGAGTTATAGATTTAATTGAAAGAAAGTTATTAAAATTAAATTCATTAAAATATTTTATCTTAGATGAAGCAGATGAAATGCTTAATATGGGATTTGTTGAAGATATAGAGAAAATATTAACTTTTACAAATGAAGATAAAAGGATGTTATTTTTCTCTGCAACTATGCCTGATGAAATTATGAAAGTTGCTAAAACTCATATGAAAGAATACGAAGTTCTAGCTGTTAAAAGTAGGGAACTTACTACAGATTTAACAGAACAAATATATTTTGAAGTAAATGAAAGAGATAAGTTTGAAGCACTATGTAGAATTATTGATTTAACAAAAGAATTTTATGGAATTATTTTTTGTAGAACAAAAACTGATGTAAATGAAATTGTTGGAAGACTAAATGACAGAGGTTATGATGCAGAAGGTCTACATGGAGATATAGGGCAAAATTATAGAGAAGTTACTTTAAAAAGATTTAAAACTAAGAAAATAAATATTCTTGTTGCAACTGATGTGGCTGCAAGAGGTATAGATATAAATGATTTAAGCCATGTTATTAACTATGCTATTCCACAAGAAGTTGAAAGTTATGTACATAGAATAGGAAGAACAGGGCGTGCTGGTAAAGAAGGAACTGCTATAACTTTTATAACTCCACAAGAGTATAGAAGACTTTTACAAATTCAAAAAGCAGTAAAAAAAGAAATTAAAAAAGAAAAATTACCTGATGTTAAAGATGTTATTCAAGCTAAAAAGTTTAGAATTATAGATGATATTGGGCAAATTTTAATAGATAATGATTATGATAAATTTAAGAAATTAGCTAAAGATTTACTTAAAATGGAAGATGCTGAAAATATTGTTGCCTCTCTTTTAAAATTATCATATAGTGATGTTTTAGATGAAAGTAACTATAATGAAATTTCTCCTGTCAAAATGGAAGACACTGGTAAAACAAGATTATTTATTGCTATGGGAAGAAAAGATGGCATGACTCCTAAAAAATTAGTTGAATTTATTATCAAAAAAGCTAAAGTAAAACAAAGCTATATTAAAAATGCTGAAGTTTATGAAGGTTTCTCATTTGTTTCTGTGCCTTTTAAAGAAGCTGAAATAATAGTTGAAGCTTTTGCACAAAGTAGAAAGGGAAAGAAACCATTAATAGAAAAAGCCAAAACAAAAAACAAATAA
- a CDS encoding DEAD/DEAH box helicase, whose protein sequence is MENILLEALKTSSIDFNIDSDEKYQYELIANGEEKIVTRLRKYFEDCDEFIISVAFITMGGISLFLEELKNLENKGIKGKILTGDYLTFTEPKALKKLLSYKNIDLKVATNRKHHTKAYFFRKGNIWTLIVGSSNLTQGALTVNFEWNIKVNSLENGKIVKSVLETFNREFDSLKTLTEEDIENYQKKYEQLKKLIEVNNQNLDLAEIKPNSMQVQALKNLEETRKENDRALLISATGTGKTYLSAFDVKQAKAKKILFVAHRKVILERSKISYQRILKNKKMEIFDSNFQINDKDEVVFAMVQTLNKEKNLNIFPKDYFDYIIIDEVHHGGAKTYQSIFQYFKPKFLLGITATPERTDDFNIYQLFNYNVAYEIRLQDAMKEELLCPFHYFGISDIIIDGESIDEKTSIKKLTSDTRVKHILEKSKYYSYSGERLSCLIFVSKVEEAKILVEKFLEQGIKAIALSSENSDNEREEAIKKLEQGEIEYIISVDIFNEGVDIPCVNQVILLRPTTSAIVYIQQLGRGLRKYKNKAYTVVLDFIGNYEKNFLIPIAISQNNSYDKDFMKRFLMNATDFLAGESSISFDEISKERIFENINKTNFSNRKLIEEDFKLLEKQLGRIPYLYDFYEKNMLSPTVILKYKKDYDEVLKNIAPKYREGNLNNIEKKFLIFLSTFFTPAKRIHEMLILKEILIKQKLNITETEKILENKYSLNSQVKNIRNAFEHLSKEIFITLSTTKSFEPVLYKKDEEYYLDENFKNSYKNNSYFKILVDDLIKYNLAFAEKNYNNFAKESIKLFGEYTKQEAFWYLNLNFNNGFQVSGYTPFENERKLLIFITMDNLSERADYSNEFYDSQTFSWFSKSSRYLRKDNKLTIEGKIAENFYEINVFVKKNNGENFYYLGDVEKVLSANEIKDSQGKSMIKYIFKLKKDVKKELLDYFNM, encoded by the coding sequence GTGGAGAATATTTTACTAGAAGCATTGAAAACAAGTAGTATAGATTTTAATATAGATTCAGATGAGAAGTACCAATATGAATTAATAGCCAATGGAGAAGAAAAAATTGTTACAAGACTTAGAAAATATTTTGAAGATTGTGATGAGTTTATCATTTCTGTTGCCTTTATAACTATGGGTGGTATTTCTCTTTTTTTGGAAGAATTAAAAAATTTAGAGAATAAAGGAATTAAAGGAAAAATTTTAACAGGGGATTATTTAACATTTACAGAGCCAAAAGCATTAAAAAAATTATTATCATATAAGAATATAGACTTAAAAGTTGCAACTAATAGAAAACATCATACTAAGGCATATTTTTTTAGAAAGGGAAATATTTGGACTTTAATTGTAGGAAGTAGTAACTTAACACAAGGAGCATTGACTGTAAATTTTGAATGGAATATAAAGGTAAATTCTCTTGAAAATGGAAAAATTGTTAAATCGGTTTTGGAAACTTTTAATAGAGAGTTTGATAGTTTAAAAACTTTAACAGAAGAAGATATAGAAAATTATCAAAAAAAATATGAGCAATTAAAAAAACTTATTGAAGTAAATAATCAAAATTTAGATTTAGCTGAAATAAAACCTAATTCTATGCAAGTACAAGCCTTAAAAAATTTAGAAGAAACTAGAAAAGAAAATGATAGAGCCTTACTTATCAGTGCAACAGGAACTGGTAAAACCTATCTGTCAGCTTTTGATGTGAAACAAGCTAAGGCAAAGAAAATACTTTTTGTAGCACATAGAAAAGTTATTTTGGAAAGGTCAAAAATCAGTTATCAAAGAATTTTAAAAAATAAAAAGATGGAAATATTTGATTCTAATTTTCAAATAAATGATAAAGATGAAGTAGTTTTTGCAATGGTACAAACTTTAAATAAAGAAAAGAATTTAAATATTTTTCCAAAAGATTATTTTGATTACATCATTATAGATGAAGTTCATCATGGAGGAGCTAAGACTTACCAAAGTATTTTCCAATACTTTAAACCCAAGTTCCTATTAGGGATAACGGCAACTCCTGAAAGAACAGATGATTTTAATATATATCAACTATTTAATTACAATGTTGCCTATGAAATTCGCCTGCAAGATGCAATGAAAGAAGAATTACTATGTCCTTTCCATTATTTTGGAATTTCAGACATTATAATTGATGGTGAGAGTATAGATGAAAAGACTTCAATAAAAAAACTTACTTCTGATACAAGAGTAAAACATATTTTAGAAAAAAGCAAGTATTATTCATATAGTGGAGAGAGATTAAGTTGTTTAATTTTTGTTTCAAAAGTTGAAGAAGCAAAAATATTAGTTGAAAAATTTTTGGAGCAAGGTATAAAAGCTATTGCTTTAAGTTCTGAAAATTCTGATAATGAAAGAGAAGAAGCAATCAAAAAATTAGAGCAAGGAGAGATTGAATATATTATATCTGTGGACATATTCAATGAGGGAGTGGATATACCTTGTGTCAATCAAGTAATACTTTTAAGACCTACTACTTCTGCAATAGTATATATTCAACAGTTGGGTAGAGGTTTAAGAAAATATAAAAATAAAGCTTATACAGTGGTTTTAGATTTTATTGGCAATTATGAGAAAAACTTTTTAATTCCAATAGCAATTTCTCAAAATAATAGTTATGATAAAGATTTTATGAAAAGATTTCTTATGAATGCCACAGATTTTTTAGCTGGGGAAAGTTCAATAAGTTTTGATGAAATTTCAAAAGAAAGAATTTTTGAAAATATAAATAAGACTAATTTCTCTAATAGAAAACTTATAGAAGAAGATTTTAAATTATTAGAAAAGCAGTTAGGAAGAATACCTTATTTATATGATTTTTATGAAAAAAACATGTTATCTCCTACTGTGATTTTAAAATATAAAAAAGATTATGATGAAGTTTTGAAAAATATAGCACCTAAATATAGAGAGGGAAACTTAAATAACATTGAAAAGAAATTTTTGATATTTTTATCAACTTTCTTCACTCCTGCAAAGAGAATACATGAGATGTTAATATTAAAAGAAATATTAATTAAACAAAAATTAAACATAACAGAAACAGAAAAAATATTAGAAAATAAGTATTCTTTAAATAGTCAAGTGAAGAATATAAGAAATGCTTTTGAGCATTTATCAAAAGAAATTTTTATAACACTGTCTACAACAAAATCTTTTGAACCTGTATTATATAAAAAAGATGAAGAATATTATTTAGATGAAAATTTTAAAAATTCTTATAAAAATAATTCTTATTTTAAAATTTTAGTAGATGATTTAATAAAATATAATTTAGCTTTTGCAGAAAAAAACTATAATAATTTTGCAAAAGAAAGTATAAAACTTTTTGGAGAATATACAAAACAAGAAGCATTTTGGTATTTAAATTTAAACTTTAATAATGGTTTCCAAGTAAGTGGTTATACTCCATTTGAAAATGAAAGAAAACTTTTAATATTTATAACTATGGATAATCTATCTGAAAGGGCTGATTATTCAAATGAATTTTATGATAGTCAAACTTTTAGTTGGTTTTCAAAATCAAGTCGTTATCTAAGGAAAGATAATAAATTAACTATTGAAGGAAAGATTGCAGAAAATTTTTATGAAATTAATGTTTTTGTAAAGAAAAATAATGGAGAGAATTTTTATTATTTGGGAGATGTTGAAAAAGTTTTATCTGCAAATGAAATAAAAGACAGTCAAGGAAAGTCTATGATAAAATATATTTTTAAACTGAAAAAAGATGTTAAAAAAGAATTGTTAGATTATTTTAATATGTAA
- a CDS encoding RidA family protein — MKRVINTTNAPAALGPYSQAIEANGVLYVSGQIPFVPATMTLVSEDVEEQTKQSLENIGAILKEAGYDFKDVVSATVYIKDMNDFAKINGVYDKYLGEVKPARACVEVARLPKDVKVEIGVIAVK; from the coding sequence ATGAAAAGAGTTATTAACACAACAAATGCACCAGCTGCATTAGGACCTTATTCACAAGCTATTGAGGCAAATGGAGTTTTATATGTTTCAGGACAAATTCCTTTTGTTCCAGCAACAATGACATTAGTTTCTGAAGATGTAGAAGAACAAACAAAGCAATCTTTAGAAAACATAGGAGCTATTTTAAAAGAAGCAGGATATGATTTTAAAGATGTAGTAAGTGCAACAGTTTATATAAAAGATATGAATGATTTTGCAAAAATAAATGGAGTTTATGATAAATATTTAGGAGAAGTTAAACCTGCAAGAGCTTGTGTTGAAGTTGCAAGATTACCTAAAGATGTAAAAGTTGAAATTGGAGTTATAGCTGTTAAATAA
- a CDS encoding helix-turn-helix transcriptional regulator, with product MKNNRLFKILYYILEKGKVTANELSDKFEVSVRTIYRDIDSISSTGIPIYTTQGKSGGIEIAKEFVLNKSLLTENEKKRILVALKSLDSVSKTDENELLTKLSVLFKIRNINWIEVDFNNWQKSKRYQRIFSDMKSAILNKHIISFSYFSSNEEETKRNAKPVRLLFKGQDWYLYAFCLLRNDFRYFKLSRIKKLEILSTNFEENFEDIILKKEFKYENIVHLKVRFNRRAAFRVYDELNTNITEDEDGNLYTEIEIPNDYNLYNYVFSFGDLVEVLEPEEIRIKIKKMINKIAQKYIT from the coding sequence ATGAAAAATAATAGATTATTTAAAATCCTATATTACATATTAGAAAAAGGTAAAGTTACAGCAAATGAACTTTCAGATAAATTTGAAGTATCAGTTAGGACAATTTATCGTGATATAGACTCTATCAGTAGTACTGGTATTCCAATTTATACAACACAAGGAAAAAGTGGAGGAATAGAGATCGCTAAAGAGTTTGTATTAAACAAATCATTATTGACAGAAAATGAAAAAAAACGGATACTGGTAGCACTTAAAAGTCTAGACAGTGTAAGCAAGACAGATGAGAATGAGCTTCTAACAAAGTTATCAGTTCTGTTTAAAATAAGAAATATAAATTGGATAGAAGTAGACTTCAATAATTGGCAAAAGAGTAAGAGATATCAGAGAATTTTTAGTGATATGAAATCAGCAATTTTAAACAAGCACATTATTTCTTTTTCATATTTTAGCAGTAATGAAGAAGAAACAAAACGTAATGCTAAACCTGTAAGGCTGCTTTTTAAAGGTCAAGACTGGTATTTATATGCCTTTTGTTTACTTAGAAATGATTTTAGATATTTTAAATTATCTCGAATTAAAAAACTGGAAATATTATCTACAAATTTTGAAGAGAATTTTGAAGATATAATACTAAAAAAAGAATTTAAATATGAAAACATAGTTCACTTAAAAGTCAGATTTAATCGAAGAGCAGCATTTAGAGTATATGATGAATTAAACACAAATATTACTGAGGATGAAGATGGAAATTTATATACTGAAATAGAAATCCCAAATGACTATAACCTATATAACTACGTTTTTTCCTTTGGAGATTTGGTAGAAGTTTTGGAGCCAGAAGAAATACGAATAAAAATAAAAAAAATGATAAATAAAATAGCACAAAAATATATAACCTGA
- a CDS encoding ClbS/DfsB family four-helix bundle protein produces MPRPTTKNDLLIAAADNYKKLNELISNLTKKELDTPFDFSKDEKKKEAHWKRDTNLRDILVHLYEWHQLILNWVHSNQNGKEKSFLPKPYNWKTYGDMNVEFWKKHQKTSLEEAMNMFNKSHEDVLELAATFTNEELFTKGIYKWTGGSTLGSYFVSTTSSHYDWAMKKLKAHQKNCKEQGMA; encoded by the coding sequence ATGCCAAGACCTACTACAAAAAATGATTTATTAATTGCAGCAGCTGATAACTATAAGAAATTGAATGAACTTATATCAAATCTCACAAAAAAGGAACTTGATACTCCTTTTGATTTCTCAAAAGATGAAAAAAAGAAAGAAGCACATTGGAAAAGAGACACAAATTTAAGAGATATTTTAGTTCATCTTTATGAGTGGCATCAGTTAATTTTAAATTGGGTACACTCAAATCAAAATGGAAAAGAAAAATCATTTTTGCCTAAACCTTATAATTGGAAAACTTATGGAGATATGAATGTAGAATTTTGGAAAAAACATCAGAAAACTTCACTTGAAGAAGCTATGAATATGTTTAATAAGTCTCATGAAGATGTCTTAGAGTTAGCTGCAACTTTTACTAATGAAGAATTATTTACTAAAGGGATTTATAAATGGACTGGTGGTAGTACACTTGGTTCTTATTTTGTAAGTACTACTTCAAGCCACTATGATTGGGCAATGAAAAAGCTAAAAGCTCATCAAAAGAATTGTAAGGAACAAGGGATGGCTTAA
- a CDS encoding TonB-dependent receptor family protein gives MKKKFMLLALIALGGMSAFAEESPVLELKQTVVTSDSFGTPVRETAKNMTVINAKEIKEKGAKTIADALKGVPGVVVRQMDGTSPTIDLRGSGATAQFNTVILLDGVPVSGLAGFNLNTVPIEEIEKIEVLQGAGAVMYGDGAIGGVVNIITKAPTNKAVYGGVGLEVGSWRTIRENVYLGGKIGDKFLLNASYSGNTSKDYRDRSPQYENKKDKRDSLWLRGKYLLDNGSIAVNYNHSEDKDYYTGSLSKKQFDDNPRQIGSWSGYTYGINDIINAKYNQKINDKLDIFLTGGYYNNKDKFQNNSTSEYFIRPEVKVTYAKDSYVTLGLDYRDGKRKFKDDVLINGVTQKAPDDKRESFAGYVMNKSTFGNWQFTQGYRREKVKYEYSSKVYDPMTWQLKEIKPKSADYASNDSFEFGVNYLYSDTGNVFFNYTRALRTPTIQDAGAWYGPVKTQKNDIFEIGLRDAYKNTSISTSVFYINSKNEIYYDKTNPFSSNNQNFDGKIRRIGAQLSLAHYFDKLTLRERVSYIVPKVTSGIYDGKEFAGVSRWTANVGATYNIIKGLTANVDGYYQSNAYAEDDFDNYFSKGNNYVTVDANLSYAFENGIELYTGVSNLFDKKYANAVTSTRSTFGAGPRKVYYPANGRSVYAGIKYTF, from the coding sequence ATGAAGAAAAAATTTATGTTATTGGCTTTGATTGCATTAGGAGGGATGAGTGCTTTTGCAGAAGAAAGCCCTGTTTTAGAGCTTAAACAAACAGTTGTAACTTCTGATAGTTTTGGAACACCTGTTCGTGAAACAGCAAAAAATATGACAGTTATTAATGCAAAAGAAATAAAAGAAAAAGGTGCAAAAACTATTGCTGATGCACTTAAAGGAGTGCCAGGAGTTGTTGTTAGACAAATGGATGGAACTTCTCCAACAATAGATTTAAGAGGTTCAGGAGCAACTGCACAATTTAATACTGTTATTTTATTAGATGGTGTTCCAGTAAGTGGACTTGCAGGATTTAACTTAAATACTGTTCCAATTGAAGAAATTGAAAAAATAGAAGTTCTTCAAGGAGCAGGAGCAGTTATGTATGGAGATGGAGCTATAGGAGGAGTAGTAAATATTATTACAAAAGCACCAACTAATAAAGCTGTTTATGGTGGAGTAGGATTAGAAGTAGGATCTTGGAGAACTATAAGAGAAAATGTTTATCTTGGTGGAAAAATTGGAGATAAATTCTTATTAAATGCTTCATATTCAGGGAATACAAGTAAAGATTATAGAGATAGAAGCCCTCAATATGAAAATAAAAAAGATAAACGAGATAGTCTTTGGTTAAGAGGAAAATACTTATTAGATAATGGAAGTATAGCAGTTAATTATAATCATAGTGAAGATAAAGATTATTACACAGGTTCTTTGAGTAAAAAACAATTTGATGATAACCCAAGACAAATAGGTTCTTGGAGTGGATATACTTATGGTATAAATGATATTATAAATGCAAAATACAATCAAAAAATAAATGATAAACTTGATATCTTCTTGACAGGTGGATATTATAATAATAAAGATAAATTTCAAAATAATTCAACAAGTGAATATTTTATAAGACCAGAAGTAAAAGTAACTTATGCAAAAGACAGTTATGTTACATTAGGACTAGATTATAGAGATGGAAAAAGAAAATTTAAAGATGATGTTTTAATAAATGGTGTAACTCAAAAAGCACCTGATGATAAAAGAGAATCTTTTGCTGGCTATGTTATGAATAAATCAACTTTTGGTAACTGGCAATTTACACAAGGGTATCGTAGAGAAAAAGTAAAATATGAATACAGTTCAAAAGTTTATGACCCTATGACTTGGCAATTAAAAGAAATAAAACCAAAATCAGCTGATTATGCAAGTAATGACAGTTTTGAATTTGGAGTAAATTATTTATATTCTGATACAGGAAATGTTTTCTTTAATTATACAAGAGCTTTAAGAACTCCAACAATACAAGATGCTGGAGCTTGGTATGGACCAGTTAAAACTCAAAAGAATGATATTTTTGAAATAGGATTAAGAGATGCATATAAGAATACATCAATATCAACTTCTGTATTCTATATAAATTCAAAAAATGAAATTTACTATGATAAAACAAATCCATTTAGTTCTAATAACCAAAACTTTGATGGAAAAATTAGAAGAATTGGAGCACAATTATCATTAGCACACTATTTTGATAAATTGACATTGAGAGAAAGAGTTTCATATATAGTACCAAAAGTAACAAGTGGAATTTATGATGGAAAAGAATTTGCTGGAGTTTCAAGATGGACAGCAAATGTAGGAGCAACTTATAATATTATAAAAGGGCTTACTGCAAATGTAGATGGATACTATCAAAGTAATGCCTATGCAGAAGATGATTTTGATAACTATTTTTCAAAAGGAAATAACTATGTAACTGTTGATGCAAATCTATCTTATGCATTTGAAAATGGAATAGAACTTTATACAGGTGTAAGTAATCTATTTGATAAAAAATATGCAAATGCAGTAACTTCAACTAGAAGTACTTTTGGAGCAGGACCAAGAAAGGTTTACTATCCAGCTAATGGAAGAAGTGTGTATGCAGGGATTAAATATACATTCTAA
- a CDS encoding ABC transporter substrate-binding protein, with product MKKLFLFLILLFSFTAIVNAKEVQAKKYNHIVSLTLSGDEMLLGLVPENRIAGLSGKINEDKEISNIVDKAKKFPKVEGNEEVLMSLEPDLIIVADWLSKRITDIGAITGAKVYFYKTPNSYEEQKKLIRDLANLVEEKENGEKLIKNMDDRLKALQDKIAKNYKGAKPRILMYTSFGTTSGKNTTFNDMVKLINGVNVVAEAGIDGFKDISKEKVIELNPDIIIVPIAKKYDNVNKISKLFFEDPSFKNVKAIKNKKVYFIQYKDITPTSQYMINSIEELAKVVYQFKE from the coding sequence TTGAAAAAATTATTTTTATTTCTTATATTATTATTTTCTTTTACAGCTATTGTAAATGCTAAGGAAGTACAGGCTAAAAAATATAATCATATTGTATCTTTAACTTTAAGTGGAGATGAGATGCTTCTAGGACTTGTTCCTGAAAACAGGATAGCAGGATTAAGTGGAAAAATTAATGAAGATAAAGAGATTTCCAATATTGTAGATAAAGCTAAAAAATTTCCAAAAGTTGAAGGAAATGAAGAAGTTTTAATGTCTTTAGAGCCTGATTTAATAATAGTAGCTGATTGGTTGTCAAAAAGAATAACTGATATTGGAGCTATAACAGGAGCAAAAGTATATTTTTACAAGACGCCAAATAGCTATGAAGAGCAAAAGAAATTGATAAGGGACTTAGCAAATTTAGTTGAAGAAAAAGAAAATGGTGAAAAACTTATAAAAAATATGGATGATAGGTTAAAAGCTTTGCAAGATAAGATAGCTAAAAACTATAAGGGAGCAAAGCCTAGAATTCTTATGTATACTTCATTTGGCACAACAAGTGGTAAAAATACAACTTTCAATGATATGGTAAAATTAATAAATGGAGTTAATGTTGTAGCTGAAGCAGGAATTGATGGATTTAAAGATATTTCTAAGGAAAAGGTAATAGAATTAAACCCTGATATTATCATAGTACCAATAGCTAAAAAATATGATAATGTAAATAAAATTTCAAAACTATTTTTTGAAGACCCTAGTTTTAAAAATGTAAAGGCTATAAAAAATAAGAAAGTTTACTTTATTCAATATAAGGATATTACACCTACTTCTCAATATATGATAAATAGTATTGAAGAATTGGCAAAAGTTGTATATCAGTTCAAGGAGTAA
- a CDS encoding FecCD family ABC transporter permease — translation MKYRINFNLFLFFLLIGIIIFSLFYGAVRVPVSDVIKIILNKTGLFNFEISKQSYIPIVFFVRFPRIMVAVIVGGALALCGCTMQSLLKNPIVDSGIIGISSGASLGAVIAVSLGLTATNIFAMPIFSGAFALTISAIIYKISTLRGRTDNLLLILSGIAIGSFVGAITSIILTSLAETEMKEYIFWAMGSLNGRRWEHFFFGLIPITILSPILFYYGKELNILLLGEEEAKSLGINIKKIRGKILIIIALLTAISVCISGNITFVGLIVPHILRKLIGSDNRKLLKSSFLAGACFLTFSDLLSRIVLAPKEISVGIITALIGAPYFIYLIVKIRREGKTL, via the coding sequence ATGAAATATAGAATTAATTTCAATCTTTTTCTATTTTTTCTTTTAATAGGAATAATAATTTTTTCTCTTTTCTATGGAGCAGTAAGAGTTCCAGTTTCTGATGTTATAAAAATAATATTAAATAAAACAGGACTATTTAATTTTGAAATATCTAAACAAAGTTATATTCCAATAGTGTTTTTTGTGAGATTTCCAAGAATAATGGTTGCTGTTATAGTTGGAGGGGCTTTGGCATTGTGTGGTTGCACAATGCAAAGCCTTTTAAAAAATCCAATAGTTGATAGTGGAATTATTGGTATATCAAGTGGAGCAAGTTTAGGAGCAGTTATAGCAGTTTCGTTAGGCTTGACTGCCACAAATATTTTTGCAATGCCAATATTTTCAGGAGCTTTTGCCTTAACAATATCAGCTATTATCTATAAGATTTCTACTTTAAGAGGAAGAACAGATAACTTACTTTTAATTTTATCAGGAATAGCCATAGGTAGTTTTGTAGGAGCAATCACTTCTATTATTTTGACAAGCCTTGCTGAAACAGAAATGAAAGAATATATTTTCTGGGCTATGGGGAGTTTAAATGGTAGAAGATGGGAACATTTTTTCTTTGGTTTAATTCCTATTACTATTTTATCTCCTATTTTGTTTTATTATGGAAAGGAATTAAATATCTTATTATTAGGAGAAGAAGAAGCAAAATCTTTAGGGATAAATATTAAAAAAATTAGAGGTAAAATTTTAATTATTATAGCTTTATTGACAGCCATATCAGTTTGTATCAGTGGAAATATAACTTTTGTTGGTTTAATAGTTCCACATATTTTAAGAAAATTAATAGGTTCAGATAATAGAAAACTATTAAAGTCCTCATTTTTAGCAGGAGCTTGTTTTTTGACATTTAGTGACTTATTATCAAGAATAGTATTAGCACCCAAAGAAATAAGTGTAGGAATAATAACTGCACTTATAGGAGCACCATATTTTATATATTTGATTGTAAAAATTAGAAGAGAGGGGAAAACCCTATGA